One genomic segment of uncultured Fibrobacter sp. includes these proteins:
- a CDS encoding DUF4859 domain-containing protein, protein MRKSCLGLIPGAVLSAALGVHTYAASGDAYTWPGYRSDLDYDTKSNLGDIQPPTKFNNNCSGVTGKKAGKWWAFYWGKDRDSRITDVTIDSILKKYDTDFEYLYNEMGWAPDAQAQEGQYSAVYYYGSGTCAGGAKDDTTGGWQTWVAGYTAVAASFYPLYSFNTSCPYRDRVAQMDAMIHEGIHSMTNGYPGAKDAHWFQEAGNTWIQQDMFSHRDGVYSGMGFLNAATVIAPFMPIECYSGWLIDGTFGGPGGGADDGGVTGKNQRYLLGGSQYSNIFPTFIGTWIGTGAVRWIYGNAYGKTKYLLETYGLDKGLGDAGVRRLITEFRARLAMLDMKKWSGEIKNLLNQHFGSDTYWEQDMWDNNRKSYTWTMTPYQTVTESNGYLVPNQETTPGWSGSNVVPLKVQSGAKEVTVSFYPNGANSNNSNMNFLLCYRATDGTPVYSEPITGEGSATLRLDKTPSSTNGAQMVFAVIVNTDYQYTGNTGIRKLHYDYKLKLETGVSGAGAANVKYYNDFKLDYKWPEIGETPVVSSSSVASSSSVAPASSSSVVASSSSEKIVLDGATTYSISVTLPIDDNYATVAAKFDVNEIAQKLGLTAATLSQATFFAQESDGNMVTNSTATAPGHWFGKDGKVVEWGESAYVFSEADLSKGTLAVGHYPNRVKDGEKYSFTQGLSYNGKSVLFKVNVTITNEKGSGEATAALMYGLEGLSTHVDLALRRGQIEVRYTLPLRDNVKISLFTGFGALIAQEMVGVQNAGAHTFAFDMNGLPMATYIVKVTTGSYREAKSISIFR, encoded by the coding sequence ATGCGAAAAAGTTGTTTGGGATTGATTCCGGGCGCCGTTTTGTCGGCTGCCCTAGGTGTTCACACATACGCGGCGTCGGGTGATGCTTACACATGGCCCGGTTACCGCAGCGACCTGGATTACGACACGAAGTCTAATCTGGGCGACATTCAGCCGCCGACCAAGTTCAATAACAATTGTTCGGGCGTTACCGGAAAGAAGGCCGGTAAATGGTGGGCGTTTTACTGGGGCAAGGATCGCGACAGCCGCATTACCGACGTGACGATTGATTCGATCCTCAAGAAGTACGATACCGATTTCGAGTACCTGTACAATGAGATGGGATGGGCGCCGGATGCCCAGGCGCAAGAAGGCCAGTACAGTGCCGTTTATTACTATGGCTCGGGTACGTGTGCCGGTGGTGCGAAGGACGATACCACGGGTGGTTGGCAGACATGGGTGGCGGGCTACACGGCGGTGGCGGCTTCGTTCTATCCGCTCTACAGTTTTAACACGAGTTGCCCCTACCGCGATCGCGTGGCGCAGATGGATGCGATGATTCACGAGGGAATCCACTCGATGACGAACGGCTACCCTGGCGCAAAGGATGCACACTGGTTCCAGGAAGCGGGTAACACATGGATTCAGCAGGATATGTTCAGTCACCGTGATGGTGTATACAGCGGTATGGGATTTTTGAATGCGGCGACGGTCATTGCGCCGTTCATGCCGATCGAATGCTATTCGGGCTGGCTCATTGACGGCACCTTCGGTGGCCCCGGCGGCGGTGCCGATGACGGAGGCGTGACCGGCAAGAATCAGCGCTACCTGCTGGGCGGCTCGCAGTACAGCAACATCTTCCCGACTTTTATCGGCACATGGATTGGAACGGGTGCTGTGCGCTGGATTTACGGAAACGCTTACGGCAAGACCAAATACCTGCTCGAAACCTACGGCCTCGACAAGGGCCTTGGCGATGCGGGCGTGCGCAGGCTCATTACCGAATTCCGCGCAAGGCTTGCGATGCTTGACATGAAAAAATGGTCCGGCGAAATCAAGAATTTGCTGAACCAGCATTTTGGAAGCGACACCTACTGGGAACAGGACATGTGGGACAATAACAGGAAAAGCTACACCTGGACCATGACGCCCTACCAGACGGTGACGGAAAGCAACGGCTACCTTGTTCCGAATCAGGAAACAACTCCGGGTTGGTCTGGCTCGAACGTGGTGCCGCTGAAGGTACAAAGCGGCGCTAAAGAAGTGACGGTGAGTTTCTACCCGAACGGCGCGAATTCCAATAACAGTAACATGAATTTCTTGCTGTGCTACCGCGCAACTGACGGTACACCTGTGTACAGCGAACCCATTACGGGCGAGGGCTCTGCAACGCTTCGCCTGGACAAGACGCCTTCTTCGACAAACGGTGCGCAGATGGTTTTCGCGGTCATCGTGAATACCGATTACCAGTACACCGGCAATACGGGAATTCGCAAGCTGCATTACGATTATAAGTTGAAACTGGAAACGGGCGTGAGTGGCGCAGGGGCTGCAAACGTCAAGTATTACAACGACTTTAAACTGGATTACAAGTGGCCCGAAATCGGCGAAACCCCGGTTGTGTCCAGTAGTTCTGTGGCATCGAGCAGCTCTGTCGCTCCCGCAAGTTCTAGCAGCGTGGTGGCTTCCAGCAGCTCCGAAAAGATTGTCTTGGACGGAGCCACGACATATTCCATCTCGGTGACGCTTCCGATTGACGACAATTATGCGACGGTCGCGGCAAAATTTGATGTAAATGAAATCGCGCAAAAGCTTGGGCTTACTGCGGCGACTCTTTCCCAGGCGACCTTCTTTGCCCAGGAAAGCGACGGCAACATGGTGACCAACAGCACCGCCACCGCTCCGGGACACTGGTTCGGTAAAGACGGCAAGGTGGTGGAATGGGGTGAGTCCGCCTACGTGTTCAGCGAAGCCGACTTGTCGAAGGGGACGCTTGCCGTTGGACATTATCCGAACCGCGTGAAGGACGGCGAAAAATACAGCTTTACGCAGGGGCTTTCGTACAACGGAAAGTCGGTGCTGTTCAAGGTAAATGTGACTATCACCAACGAAAAGGGGAGTGGCGAGGCGACAGCGGCGTTGATGTATGGACTCGAGGGACTTTCGACTCATGTTGACCTTGCGCTTCGTCGCGGCCAGATCGAGGTGCGTTACACGCTTCCGCTGCGTGACAATGTAAAAATCAGCCTGTTTACGGGCTTTGGCGCTCTAATAGCCCAAGAAATGGTTGGCGTGCAGAATGCCGGTGCGCATACGTTTGCGTTTGATATGAATGGCTTGCCTATGGCGACCTATATCGTGAAGGTGACGACCGGCAGCTACCGCGAGGCGAAATCGATAAGCATTTTCCGATAA
- a CDS encoding polysaccharide lyase family 1 protein, whose product MKAKYLAILLMNVGLFAATPNFDMVGYATLEGGTTGGNGGKVVEVSNFAEFKQYAEDLETPYVIIVKGEINTGIKTFIDENGHVASSGTATTYGELVLVGNNKTIIGKGESAFLNRVGLMIQNKHNIIIRNIKFTMSDVPISKTDENKVIAFRNGAEVVLNDPDCIAISADSAATNWADKNKQGSHNIWIDHCEFYNAYTGNKDRYDGLLDAKNNIYNATFSWNYFHNHHKGSLIGNSNGDSLRHEITIHHNFYKDLDARTPMMRHTKIHLYNNYVLGQGTGNGPNVRYGSDDYFENNHYAGLSKAIFAGDDGVATIVGNYYEGCANFQSSGCNSKKMKISVNPGTSLTSKDTAWVTYDTEIPKGTFNPKSVYSYSADPVGDVKGLVTNYSGIGKIDISEYEKGTKIDPVIVSSSSVAEVSSSSVTSSSSSSENTTRLIATDVEFTISPMTKVQIFSLTGKLIKQGFYSEWEQLKSSLPQGHYIVRGLHQTLIFQSRRKCSRL is encoded by the coding sequence ATGAAAGCAAAATATTTGGCAATTCTCTTGATGAATGTGGGGCTCTTTGCGGCTACCCCTAACTTCGATATGGTGGGGTATGCCACTTTGGAAGGGGGCACTACCGGCGGTAACGGGGGCAAGGTTGTGGAAGTCTCCAACTTTGCAGAATTTAAGCAGTACGCCGAAGATTTGGAAACTCCTTACGTCATTATCGTGAAGGGGGAAATCAATACCGGTATCAAGACGTTTATCGATGAAAATGGCCATGTGGCCTCTTCGGGTACGGCAACGACTTATGGCGAATTGGTCTTGGTCGGCAATAACAAGACGATCATCGGTAAAGGCGAATCGGCGTTCCTTAATCGAGTGGGCCTGATGATTCAGAATAAACATAACATCATCATTCGTAACATCAAGTTCACCATGAGCGATGTTCCCATTAGCAAGACCGACGAAAACAAGGTGATCGCTTTCCGCAATGGGGCAGAAGTTGTCCTCAATGACCCGGACTGCATCGCGATTTCTGCGGACTCTGCTGCCACTAACTGGGCTGACAAGAATAAGCAGGGAAGCCATAACATTTGGATCGATCACTGCGAATTCTATAATGCCTACACCGGCAACAAGGACCGCTACGATGGTCTGCTGGATGCCAAGAACAACATTTACAATGCGACTTTTAGCTGGAATTATTTCCACAACCATCATAAGGGAAGCCTCATTGGCAATAGCAACGGAGATAGTCTTCGTCATGAAATAACTATCCACCATAACTTTTATAAGGACCTGGATGCGCGTACTCCCATGATGCGCCATACTAAAATTCACCTTTATAACAACTATGTTCTCGGTCAGGGAACAGGCAACGGCCCGAATGTTCGCTATGGTTCTGACGACTACTTTGAAAATAATCACTATGCGGGCCTCAGCAAGGCGATTTTCGCTGGCGATGATGGCGTGGCTACCATTGTTGGAAACTATTACGAAGGCTGCGCCAACTTCCAGAGTAGTGGCTGTAACAGCAAAAAAATGAAGATTTCCGTAAATCCCGGTACTTCGCTTACTTCCAAGGATACCGCATGGGTCACTTACGATACGGAAATCCCTAAGGGAACTTTCAATCCCAAGAGCGTCTACAGCTATAGTGCAGATCCCGTAGGCGATGTGAAGGGCTTGGTGACAAATTATTCTGGCATTGGTAAAATTGATATCAGCGAATATGAAAAAGGAACGAAAATCGACCCGGTGATTGTTAGCTCAAGTTCTGTCGCCGAAGTAAGTTCTAGTAGCGTTACGAGTTCTTCAAGTAGCTCCGAAAACACAACGCGGTTGATTGCAACCGATGTCGAGTTCACCATTTCGCCTATGACCAAGGTGCAAATTTTCTCCTTGACAGGAAAACTGATCAAGCAGGGCTTTTACAGCGAATGGGAACAATTGAAGTCTAGCCTCCCGCAAGGCCACTACATTGTGCGAGGGCTTCACCAAACATTAATATTCCAGTCCCGAAGAAAATGCTCTCGTCTTTAA